Proteins found in one Micromonospora sp. WMMD1082 genomic segment:
- a CDS encoding DEAD/DEAH box helicase, whose product MSQERTAVRQRAEAVLRRLAGEGARLREDQWRAIEALVVDRRRVLCVQRTGWGKSAVYFVATALLRDRPTAPGSPAAGPPVTAGDGGAGPAGPTVIVSPLLALMRNQVEAAARAGIRARTINSANLEEWDEITAEIHAGTVDVLLISPERLNNPDFRDGVLPRLAATTGLLVVDEAHCVSDWGHDFRPDYRRLRTFLGNLPERTPVLATTATANARVTRDVAEQLGTELTAAAGQRPEVLVLRGSLDRESLRLGVLDLPSPAHRLGWLADHLDRLPGSGIIYTLTVAAATETADFLRSRGWSVAAYTGQAEDADRRAAEQDLLDNKIKALVATSALGMGFDKPDLGFVVHLGAPPSPIAYYQQVGRAGRAVEHAEVLLLPGAEDAAIWRYFASLAFPPEHQVRAVLAALHTDRPLSTQALEPLVDLRRARLELMLKVLDVDGAVRRVRGGWLATGEPWVYDEARLRRVAAARAAEQQAMIEYASTTGCRMRYLRECLDDAEAVDCGRCDRCADALFTPEVSAAALTAAQTFLGRPGVRIAPKKLWPTGLDSVGVPLKGRIAPAEQALPGRAVGRLSDLGWGGRLRGLVGPGTPDGEVPDDVVAAVVEVLKAWAHGDDPWPSRPAGVVAVDSRTHPVLVGSLAERIAAVGRLPLLGRVTSTRAPGNGGPGAGGSRGNSAQRVRALHGTLTIPGELADALTALTGPVLLVDDLVDTGWTMTMAARQLRRTGAPAVLPLALALALAA is encoded by the coding sequence ATGAGCCAGGAACGGACGGCGGTCCGGCAGCGGGCCGAGGCGGTGCTGCGGCGGCTGGCCGGCGAGGGTGCCCGGCTCCGCGAGGACCAGTGGCGGGCGATCGAGGCGCTGGTGGTGGACCGGCGGCGGGTGCTCTGCGTGCAACGCACCGGGTGGGGCAAGTCGGCGGTCTACTTCGTGGCCACCGCGCTGCTGCGCGACCGTCCCACAGCACCCGGCTCACCCGCCGCCGGCCCGCCGGTCACCGCCGGGGATGGCGGAGCCGGTCCGGCCGGGCCGACGGTGATCGTCTCTCCGCTGCTGGCGCTGATGCGCAACCAGGTCGAGGCGGCGGCGCGGGCCGGCATCCGGGCCCGGACCATCAACTCGGCCAACCTGGAGGAGTGGGACGAGATCACCGCCGAGATCCACGCCGGCACGGTGGACGTGCTGCTGATCAGCCCGGAACGGTTGAACAATCCGGACTTCCGGGACGGCGTGCTGCCGAGGCTCGCCGCGACCACCGGCTTGCTGGTGGTCGACGAGGCGCACTGCGTGTCGGACTGGGGGCACGACTTCCGGCCGGACTACCGGCGGCTGCGTACCTTCCTTGGCAACCTGCCCGAGCGGACGCCGGTGCTCGCGACGACCGCCACCGCCAACGCCCGGGTCACCCGGGACGTGGCCGAGCAACTGGGCACCGAGCTGACCGCGGCGGCCGGGCAGCGACCGGAGGTGCTGGTGCTGCGGGGCAGTCTGGACCGGGAGTCGCTGCGGCTGGGCGTACTCGACCTGCCGAGCCCGGCCCACCGGCTCGGCTGGCTCGCCGACCACCTGGACCGGCTCCCCGGCTCGGGCATCATCTACACGCTGACCGTCGCCGCCGCGACCGAGACCGCCGATTTCCTCCGCTCGCGCGGCTGGTCGGTGGCCGCGTACACCGGGCAGGCCGAGGACGCCGACCGCCGCGCGGCGGAGCAGGACCTGCTCGACAACAAGATCAAGGCACTGGTCGCCACCAGCGCGCTCGGGATGGGCTTCGACAAACCGGACCTCGGCTTCGTGGTGCACCTCGGCGCGCCACCGTCGCCGATCGCGTACTACCAGCAGGTCGGCCGGGCCGGTCGGGCCGTCGAACACGCTGAGGTCCTGCTGCTGCCCGGCGCCGAGGACGCCGCCATCTGGCGGTACTTCGCCTCGCTGGCCTTCCCGCCCGAGCACCAGGTCCGCGCGGTGCTCGCCGCCCTGCACACCGACCGGCCGCTGTCGACGCAGGCCCTGGAGCCCCTGGTCGACCTCCGCCGGGCCCGGTTGGAGCTGATGCTCAAGGTGCTCGACGTCGACGGCGCGGTCCGCCGGGTGCGCGGCGGCTGGCTCGCCACCGGCGAGCCGTGGGTCTACGACGAGGCCCGGTTGCGCCGCGTCGCCGCCGCCCGCGCCGCCGAGCAGCAGGCGATGATCGAGTACGCGTCGACGACCGGCTGCCGGATGCGCTACCTGCGCGAGTGCCTGGACGACGCGGAGGCGGTCGACTGCGGCCGGTGTGACCGGTGCGCCGACGCGCTGTTCACGCCGGAGGTGTCGGCGGCCGCGCTGACCGCCGCGCAGACCTTCCTCGGCCGCCCCGGCGTGCGGATCGCGCCCAAGAAGCTCTGGCCGACCGGGCTGGATTCGGTCGGCGTACCCCTGAAGGGGCGCATCGCCCCGGCGGAGCAGGCGCTGCCGGGGCGTGCCGTCGGTCGGCTGTCGGACCTCGGCTGGGGTGGCCGGCTGCGCGGCCTGGTCGGGCCGGGCACGCCGGACGGCGAGGTCCCCGACGACGTGGTGGCCGCCGTCGTCGAGGTGCTCAAGGCATGGGCGCACGGGGACGACCCCTGGCCGAGCCGCCCGGCCGGAGTGGTCGCGGTCGACTCCCGCACCCACCCGGTGCTGGTCGGCTCGCTGGCCGAGCGGATCGCCGCCGTCGGGCGGCTCCCACTGCTGGGCCGGGTGACCTCGACCCGCGCACCGGGCAACGGCGGGCCGGGCGCGGGCGGGTCGCGGGGCAACAGCGCCCAGCGGGTACGCGCCCTGCACGGCACCCTCACCATTCCCGGGGAACTCGCCGACGCCCTCACCGCCCTGACCGGCCCGGTGCTCCTCGTCGACGACCTGGTCGACACCGGCTGGACCATGACCATGGCCGCCCGCCAACTCCGCCGCACCGGCGCCCCCGCCGTCCTCCCCCTAGCCCTAGCCCTAGCCCTCGCCGCCTAA
- a CDS encoding ABC transporter ATP-binding protein, which translates to MTEPVLVVEDLSVRIAGLHILQGVSFTVAPTGVTVLLGRNGVGKTTTLRAIVGLTPRNGEARGTVRMGAQTLLSQQTHRLVRGGLGYVPEDRCVFAGLTVAENLRLAERRGTIPAYDRVFALFPELDRRSRQRAGSLSGGQQQMLSIGRVLLNDNRLLLVDEPTKGLAPKVVTEVAEVLDRVAESVPVLLVEQNLAVVRRLARDAVVLAAGKVAWTGDAQELLLETALTKSLLGVGSAEVHH; encoded by the coding sequence ATGACCGAACCGGTACTCGTGGTCGAGGATCTGTCGGTGCGGATCGCCGGGCTGCACATCCTCCAGGGCGTGTCGTTCACGGTGGCCCCGACCGGCGTCACCGTGCTGCTCGGCCGCAACGGCGTCGGCAAGACCACCACGCTGCGCGCCATCGTCGGGCTGACCCCCCGCAACGGCGAGGCGCGCGGCACGGTCCGGATGGGCGCCCAGACGCTGCTGTCCCAGCAGACCCACCGCCTGGTCCGCGGCGGGCTCGGCTACGTGCCGGAGGACCGGTGCGTCTTCGCCGGCCTCACCGTCGCGGAGAACCTGCGGCTCGCCGAGCGGCGCGGCACCATCCCGGCGTACGACCGGGTGTTCGCGCTCTTTCCGGAGTTGGACCGGCGCTCCCGGCAGCGGGCCGGCTCACTGTCCGGCGGGCAGCAGCAGATGCTCTCCATCGGCCGGGTGCTGCTCAACGACAACCGGCTGCTGCTGGTCGACGAGCCGACCAAGGGGTTGGCGCCGAAGGTGGTGACCGAGGTGGCCGAGGTGCTGGACCGGGTGGCGGAGTCCGTGCCGGTGCTGCTGGTGGAGCAGAACCTGGCCGTGGTGCGGCGGCTGGCCCGGGACGCGGTGGTGCTCGCCGCCGGCAAGGTGGCCTGGACCGGTGACGCCCAGGAGTTGCTGCTGGAGACCGCGCTGACCAAGTCGCTGCTCGGTGTCGGCTCGGCGGAGGTGCACCACTGA
- a CDS encoding branched-chain amino acid ABC transporter permease yields the protein MTEVKSPEVPAPPAAVPDELTPGDGRLHRIRPFVPLAVLAVALILPYSTLHLPGIFEGALNEPGTLQLLAVCLVFGGLAAGYDLLFGRTGMLSFGHALYFAAGVYGTDILVTRAGLPLWQAAPLAIIGGATLAGLIGAVALRTVGIAFAMVTLAFAQVGAILVARDFGGLTGGEEGLPLDVSGVPDALVGVSNTVNLYWLALAYLVVVVFVVHRVSGSPTGRVLAGLRDDERRIGVLGLDPYRFKLVAFTLAGGLAAGGGVVYCLIVGGASPHITSSELTLSLLVMVVLGGPGTRWGPVLGGILYVYLDHRLVSFGTSDAVDALPAFLSRPLSQPLFVLGTVFILAVYFFPGGLASLAPRLTLLRNSLRLGPRRQG from the coding sequence ATGACCGAGGTCAAGAGTCCCGAGGTGCCGGCGCCGCCGGCGGCGGTACCCGACGAGCTGACGCCGGGCGACGGGCGGCTGCACCGGATCCGCCCCTTCGTGCCGCTGGCCGTGCTGGCGGTGGCGCTGATCCTGCCGTACTCGACGCTGCACCTGCCGGGCATCTTCGAGGGTGCGCTGAACGAGCCGGGCACCCTGCAACTGCTCGCCGTCTGCCTGGTCTTCGGCGGCCTGGCGGCCGGCTACGACCTGCTGTTCGGGCGTACCGGGATGCTCTCCTTCGGGCACGCCCTCTACTTCGCCGCCGGGGTGTACGGCACGGACATCCTGGTCACCCGGGCCGGGCTGCCGCTGTGGCAGGCGGCGCCGCTGGCCATCATCGGCGGGGCCACCCTCGCCGGGCTGATCGGCGCGGTGGCGCTGCGTACGGTCGGCATCGCCTTCGCCATGGTGACGCTGGCCTTCGCCCAGGTCGGTGCGATCCTGGTGGCCCGCGACTTCGGTGGGCTAACCGGGGGCGAGGAGGGGCTGCCGCTCGACGTCTCCGGGGTGCCCGACGCGCTGGTCGGGGTGAGCAACACGGTCAACCTGTACTGGCTGGCGCTGGCGTACCTCGTGGTGGTGGTGTTCGTGGTGCACCGGGTCAGCGGCTCGCCGACCGGGCGGGTGCTGGCCGGCCTGCGCGACGACGAGCGGCGCATCGGGGTGCTCGGGTTGGACCCGTACCGCTTCAAGCTGGTCGCCTTCACCCTGGCCGGCGGCCTCGCGGCGGGCGGCGGGGTGGTCTACTGCCTGATCGTCGGCGGTGCCTCGCCGCACATCACCAGCAGTGAGCTGACCCTGTCGCTGCTGGTGATGGTGGTGCTCGGCGGCCCGGGTACGCGCTGGGGCCCGGTCCTCGGCGGCATCCTCTACGTCTACCTGGACCACCGCCTGGTCTCCTTCGGCACCTCCGACGCGGTGGACGCGCTGCCGGCGTTCCTCAGCCGGCCGCTGTCCCAGCCGCTCTTCGTCCTCGGCACCGTCTTCATCCTGGCCGTCTACTTCTTCCCCGGTGGCCTGGCCAGCCTCGCCCCCCGCCTCACCCTGCTCCGCAACTCCCTGCGCCTCGGCCCCCGCCGACAGGGTTGA
- a CDS encoding branched-chain amino acid ABC transporter permease has product MDAVILLTLTGLGLAALYFLVASGLSLVFGLADVLNFAHGLFLGVGAYATWWAAGNLPGAGPDGLGFVVAVAFGVAAGTLMAVLVELVLIRPLYSRTIEQVLVTVGLSLAGVALLQATWGADARPFPRPEWTRQVTSILGAQVPNGGLLLIVAAVLVLAAILAFLRWTRYGLIIRAGVENREMVTALGIDVRKAFTLVFAIGGAAAALAGALGSVYFGTVSPQQGGSLLIFAFIVVVIGGMGSVVGSAYAAVAVGLLQQFVNYYGTSGLGDICVVALLAVVLLLRPQGIAGKVATA; this is encoded by the coding sequence ATGGACGCGGTCATCCTGCTGACGTTGACCGGGCTCGGTCTGGCGGCGCTCTACTTCCTGGTCGCCTCCGGCCTCTCGCTGGTCTTCGGTCTGGCCGACGTGCTCAACTTCGCGCACGGCCTCTTCCTCGGCGTCGGGGCGTACGCCACCTGGTGGGCGGCGGGGAATCTGCCCGGCGCCGGGCCCGACGGCCTCGGGTTCGTCGTCGCCGTCGCCTTCGGGGTGGCGGCCGGCACGCTGATGGCGGTGCTGGTCGAGCTGGTGCTGATCCGCCCGCTCTACTCCCGCACCATCGAGCAGGTGCTGGTCACCGTGGGTCTCTCGCTCGCGGGCGTGGCGCTGTTGCAGGCCACCTGGGGTGCGGACGCGCGGCCGTTCCCGCGCCCGGAGTGGACCCGCCAGGTGACCTCGATCCTCGGCGCGCAGGTGCCCAACGGCGGACTGCTGCTGATCGTCGCGGCGGTGCTGGTGCTCGCCGCGATCCTGGCCTTCCTCCGCTGGACCCGGTACGGCCTGATCATCCGGGCCGGGGTGGAGAACCGGGAGATGGTCACCGCGCTCGGCATCGACGTACGCAAGGCGTTCACCCTGGTCTTCGCCATCGGTGGGGCGGCGGCGGCGCTGGCCGGCGCGCTGGGCAGCGTCTACTTCGGCACCGTCTCGCCCCAGCAGGGCGGCTCGCTGCTGATCTTCGCGTTCATCGTGGTGGTGATCGGTGGAATGGGTTCGGTGGTCGGCTCCGCGTACGCGGCCGTCGCGGTCGGGCTGCTGCAACAGTTCGTGAACTACTACGGCACCTCCGGGCTGGGTGACATCTGCGTGGTGGCGCTGCTGGCCGTGGTGCTGCTGCTGCGCCCGCAGGGCATCGCCGGAAAGGTGGCTACGGCATGA
- a CDS encoding SDR family NAD(P)-dependent oxidoreductase codes for MGERWGVVSGGGTGIGAAVARALVAEGCSVLVVGRRADVLAATVERIGADTGRPDAIRAVTADLADPEQVGRVVEAVGGRPVDVLVNNAGGYLGGDDGTLAGVAAQWRANLDANVLTAVLLTEALLPVLRRPGGRVILVSSIAAQRGGGGPYSAAKAALHGWAYDLAAQLGSEQITVNVVSPGYVAETEFFGDRMTPEGHARRVAQTLVGRAGVPDDVAEAVRYLASPAAGYVTGQVLGVNGGSVLGR; via the coding sequence GTGGGTGAGCGGTGGGGCGTGGTCAGTGGTGGGGGTACGGGGATCGGGGCGGCCGTGGCGCGGGCGCTGGTCGCGGAGGGATGTTCGGTGCTCGTCGTCGGACGGCGGGCGGACGTGCTCGCGGCGACGGTCGAGCGGATCGGGGCCGACACCGGCCGGCCGGACGCGATCCGGGCCGTGACGGCGGATCTCGCCGATCCGGAGCAGGTCGGGCGGGTCGTCGAGGCGGTCGGCGGTCGGCCGGTCGACGTGCTGGTCAACAACGCCGGCGGCTACCTCGGCGGCGACGACGGCACGCTGGCCGGGGTCGCCGCGCAGTGGCGGGCCAACCTGGACGCCAACGTGCTCACCGCGGTGTTGCTGACCGAGGCGCTACTGCCGGTGCTGCGGCGCCCAGGCGGGCGGGTGATCCTGGTCAGCTCCATCGCCGCCCAGCGCGGCGGCGGTGGGCCCTACTCGGCCGCGAAGGCGGCGTTGCACGGCTGGGCGTACGATCTGGCGGCCCAACTCGGGTCCGAGCAGATCACGGTCAACGTGGTGAGCCCCGGCTACGTCGCCGAGACGGAATTCTTCGGCGACCGGATGACCCCGGAAGGTCACGCCCGGCGGGTGGCCCAGACGTTGGTCGGGCGGGCCGGGGTGCCGGACGACGTCGCCGAGGCGGTGCGCTACCTGGCCAGTCCCGCCGCCGGCTATGTCACCGGGCAGGTCCTCGGCGTGAACGGCGGTTCGGTGCTCGGCCGCTGA
- a CDS encoding DUF3107 domain-containing protein, producing MEVKIGVQYAPRELVLESAQSPAEIERIVTDAVARGEGTLSLTDEKGRRIIVPVGKVAYVEIAEASPRAVGFTVR from the coding sequence GTGGAGGTCAAGATCGGCGTGCAGTACGCGCCGCGCGAACTGGTCCTGGAGAGCGCGCAGTCGCCGGCCGAGATCGAGCGGATCGTGACCGACGCCGTCGCCAGGGGCGAGGGCACCCTCTCCCTGACCGACGAGAAGGGTCGACGGATCATCGTGCCGGTGGGCAAGGTCGCCTACGTCGAGATCGCCGAGGCGTCTCCCCGGGCGGTCGGCTTCACCGTCCGCTGA
- a CDS encoding SAM-dependent methyltransferase, with the protein MPEPLDSALAEVRSLLLGPALTRAVAAGRRRGQRPSVLRAELRPVALKAGHRLQISTSDGARPYTRNVSPGPEADAAVAALLAEPFGNWHVETADTTLQLRVTKSGEAQVHRTTAARPAAAATAAGHDRAKEYLLDPGDPIFAEIGGSAAKRRQVDAFLRALSATLPAGLAEEWGRPLRVVDLGCGNAYLTFAAYRYLSRLGLDVELVGVDVRDDQRRRNSELAARLGWADRVRFVAGTIADTAVEPAPDLVLALHACDTATDEALARAVHWKARWVLAAPCCHHDIAGQLRSRPTPAPYEMLTRQGILRERFADVLTDALRAGLLRLHGYRAEVVEFVDSAHTPRNLLIRARRTEADPTAAQRTEYRDLVAQWRITPRLETLLAQLPPAA; encoded by the coding sequence ATGCCCGAACCGTTGGACTCCGCCTTGGCCGAGGTCCGCTCGCTGCTGCTCGGCCCCGCGCTGACCCGGGCCGTGGCGGCCGGTCGGCGGCGCGGCCAGCGCCCCTCCGTGCTCCGGGCCGAGCTGCGGCCGGTCGCCCTCAAGGCGGGCCACCGGCTGCAGATCTCCACCTCCGACGGCGCCCGGCCGTACACCCGCAACGTCAGCCCCGGGCCGGAGGCGGACGCGGCGGTGGCGGCGCTGCTGGCCGAACCGTTCGGGAACTGGCACGTGGAGACCGCCGACACGACCCTGCAACTGCGGGTCACCAAGTCGGGCGAGGCTCAGGTGCACCGCACGACGGCGGCCCGGCCGGCCGCTGCGGCGACGGCAGCCGGACACGACCGGGCCAAGGAGTATCTGCTCGACCCCGGCGACCCGATCTTCGCCGAGATCGGTGGCTCGGCGGCGAAGCGGCGACAGGTCGACGCCTTCCTGCGGGCGCTGAGCGCCACGCTCCCCGCCGGGCTGGCCGAGGAGTGGGGCCGCCCGCTGCGCGTGGTCGACCTGGGCTGTGGCAACGCGTACCTGACCTTCGCCGCGTACCGCTATCTTTCCCGGCTCGGCCTCGACGTCGAGCTGGTCGGCGTGGACGTACGGGACGACCAGCGCCGCCGCAACAGCGAGCTGGCCGCGCGGCTCGGCTGGGCCGACCGGGTGCGTTTCGTCGCCGGCACCATCGCCGACACGGCCGTCGAGCCGGCCCCCGACCTGGTGCTCGCGCTGCACGCCTGCGACACCGCCACCGACGAGGCACTCGCCCGGGCGGTGCACTGGAAGGCGCGTTGGGTGCTCGCCGCGCCGTGCTGCCACCACGACATCGCCGGGCAGCTGCGTAGCCGGCCGACCCCGGCGCCGTACGAGATGCTGACCCGGCAGGGCATCCTGCGGGAGCGCTTCGCGGACGTCCTCACCGACGCGCTGCGGGCCGGGCTGCTGCGGCTGCACGGCTACCGGGCCGAGGTGGTCGAGTTCGTCGACTCCGCGCACACCCCCCGCAACCTGCTCATCCGCGCCCGGCGCACGGAGGCCGACCCGACCGCCGCCCAGCGCACGGAGTATCGGGACCTGGTGGCGCAGTGGCGGATCACACCCCGGCTGGAAACCCTGCTCGCACAGCTGCCACCAGCCGCGTAG
- a CDS encoding helix-turn-helix transcriptional regulator → MGSAEVSPQMAFARFVRRAIDDAREERGWTVTDLAAHTGVGRSTVFRWLAGDWQDYPELAKVRGFCAALDLPVAAAFRALGLPDAGQGSWRRGDDGPVEADVRVILQRLADPAVPVEEKHHIRDLLRYLARRPIRRPTDSTAAPIRRTG, encoded by the coding sequence ATGGGTTCGGCAGAGGTTTCGCCGCAGATGGCGTTCGCACGCTTCGTGCGCCGTGCCATCGACGACGCCCGGGAGGAACGCGGGTGGACGGTCACCGACCTGGCCGCCCACACCGGCGTGGGCCGCTCGACCGTCTTCCGCTGGCTCGCCGGCGACTGGCAGGACTACCCCGAACTGGCCAAGGTCCGCGGCTTCTGTGCCGCGCTCGACCTGCCGGTGGCGGCGGCCTTCCGCGCGCTCGGCCTGCCGGACGCCGGCCAGGGATCGTGGCGGCGGGGCGACGACGGTCCGGTGGAGGCCGACGTGCGGGTGATCCTGCAACGCCTGGCGGATCCGGCCGTGCCGGTCGAGGAGAAGCACCACATCCGGGACCTGCTGCGGTACCTTGCCCGCCGGCCGATCCGCCGCCCCACCGACTCCACCGCCGCGCCGATCCGCCGGACCGGCTGA
- a CDS encoding TetR/AcrR family transcriptional regulator — protein MTAVGNGAQTAGRPTRLPRSARRKQLLAAAQEVFVAQGYHAAAMDDIAERAGVSKPVLYQHFPGKMELYLALLDTHCDAIVAKVHDAMASTTDNKERVSASVRAYFDFVDHESEAFRLVFESDLRNEPAVRQRVERVEQGCIAAITDTIISDTGVSRAHAELLASGLVGAAETAAQFWLAGGRQVPKAEAEALVAALSWRGIASFPLQGESA, from the coding sequence AACGGCGCCCAAACCGCCGGCCGACCCACGCGCCTACCCCGTTCGGCGCGCCGCAAGCAGCTGCTCGCCGCTGCTCAGGAGGTGTTCGTCGCGCAGGGCTACCACGCTGCGGCCATGGACGACATCGCCGAGCGGGCCGGGGTCTCCAAGCCGGTGCTGTACCAGCACTTCCCCGGGAAGATGGAGCTCTACCTCGCGCTGCTCGACACACACTGTGACGCGATCGTCGCCAAGGTGCACGACGCGATGGCGAGCACCACCGACAACAAGGAGCGGGTCAGCGCGTCGGTGCGGGCGTACTTCGACTTCGTCGACCACGAGAGCGAGGCCTTCCGCCTGGTCTTCGAGTCTGATCTGCGCAACGAGCCGGCCGTGCGGCAGCGCGTGGAGCGGGTCGAGCAGGGCTGCATCGCGGCGATCACCGACACGATCATCTCCGACACCGGGGTCAGCCGGGCACACGCCGAGTTGCTCGCCTCCGGCCTGGTCGGCGCGGCCGAGACGGCCGCGCAGTTCTGGCTGGCCGGCGGTCGCCAGGTGCCCAAGGCCGAGGCGGAGGCGCTGGTCGCCGCGCTGTCCTGGCGGGGCATCGCGAGCTTCCCGCTGCAAGGTGAGTCAGCCTGA
- a CDS encoding DEAD/DEAH box helicase, whose product MSEPIQDLIDGQELAPTAPVRPEAPTFAELGARAETVDALATAGITRAFAIQEYALPIALRGADLIGQAPTGTGKTLGFGVPLLERVFAPDEGGDGLPQALVVVPTRELGIQVAKDIAAAGRTRGVRVLPIYGGVAYEPQIDALRKGVEILVGTPGRLLDLAKQKHLRLHGVRALVLDEADRMLDLGFLDDVERILAMLPEDRQTMLFSATMPDPIVTLSRRFLRHPITIHAGHTAETGPSPQTEQLVYRTHSMNKIEIVARILQAESRGLTMIFTRTKRAADRVAEDLDFRGFAVAAVHGDLGQGARERALRAFRAGKIDTLVATDVAARGIDVSGVTHVINYDCPEDQDTYTHRIGRTGRAGASGVAVTFVDWDDMPRWRIIDKTLGLDMPEPPETYHTSPHLYTDLHISTEITGTLPTAERTRAGLAAEVEEDLGGGRSRRGEPRGTRRRGRGEGDGRGAGGRGERGRGSSGRGQGSGAAAAPDATESTGTGPTADDEGARTPRRRRRRRAGEMLTATDAAATAGSSAPAETAPAEATGGESPTGEAAPRPRRRRRRRGAGSASGTPAEATTD is encoded by the coding sequence ATGAGCGAGCCGATTCAAGACCTCATCGACGGCCAGGAACTGGCCCCGACCGCCCCGGTCCGACCGGAGGCACCGACCTTCGCCGAGCTCGGCGCGCGTGCCGAGACCGTCGACGCGCTGGCCACCGCCGGCATCACCCGCGCCTTCGCCATCCAGGAATACGCTCTGCCGATCGCGCTGCGCGGTGCCGACCTGATCGGGCAGGCGCCGACCGGCACCGGCAAGACCCTCGGCTTCGGCGTACCGCTGCTGGAGCGGGTCTTCGCGCCGGACGAGGGCGGCGACGGGCTGCCGCAGGCCCTGGTCGTCGTACCAACCCGTGAGCTGGGCATCCAGGTCGCCAAGGACATCGCCGCCGCCGGCCGCACCCGTGGCGTACGCGTCCTGCCGATCTACGGTGGCGTCGCGTACGAGCCGCAGATCGACGCGCTGCGCAAGGGCGTGGAGATCCTCGTCGGCACGCCGGGCCGCCTGCTGGATCTCGCCAAGCAGAAGCACCTGCGCCTGCACGGGGTGCGAGCCCTGGTGCTGGACGAGGCCGACCGCATGCTCGACCTGGGCTTCCTCGACGACGTCGAGCGGATCCTGGCGATGCTGCCGGAGGACCGGCAGACCATGCTCTTCTCGGCGACCATGCCGGATCCGATCGTGACGCTGTCCCGGCGCTTCCTGCGCCACCCGATCACGATCCACGCCGGGCACACCGCCGAGACCGGCCCGTCCCCGCAGACGGAGCAGCTGGTCTACCGCACCCACTCGATGAACAAGATCGAGATCGTGGCCCGGATCCTCCAGGCCGAGAGCCGTGGCCTGACCATGATCTTCACGCGTACGAAGCGAGCCGCCGACCGGGTCGCCGAGGACCTGGACTTCCGTGGTTTCGCGGTCGCGGCGGTGCACGGCGACCTCGGCCAGGGCGCCCGGGAGCGGGCGCTGCGGGCGTTCCGGGCCGGGAAGATCGACACCCTGGTCGCCACCGATGTGGCCGCCCGTGGCATCGACGTCAGCGGCGTCACCCACGTGATCAACTACGACTGCCCGGAAGACCAGGACACCTACACCCACCGGATCGGCCGTACCGGCCGGGCCGGAGCGAGCGGCGTCGCGGTGACCTTCGTCGACTGGGACGACATGCCCCGCTGGCGGATCATCGACAAGACCCTCGGGCTGGACATGCCCGAGCCGCCGGAGACGTACCACACCTCCCCGCATCTCTACACGGACCTGCACATCTCCACCGAGATCACCGGCACCCTGCCGACCGCCGAGCGCACCCGCGCCGGGTTGGCCGCGGAGGTCGAGGAGGACCTGGGTGGCGGTCGGTCCCGCCGGGGCGAGCCGCGCGGCACCCGACGCCGTGGTCGCGGCGAGGGCGACGGTCGCGGTGCCGGCGGTCGTGGCGAGCGAGGGCGCGGAAGCAGCGGTCGCGGGCAGGGCAGCGGCGCCGCCGCCGCGCCGGATGCCACCGAGTCCACCGGCACCGGCCCCACCGCCGACGACGAGGGCGCTCGCACCCCCCGTCGCCGTCGACGCCGCCGGGCCGGCGAGATGCTGACGGCCACCGACGCCGCCGCGACGGCCGGCTCCAGCGCCCCCGCCGAGACCGCCCCCGCCGAGGCCACCGGCGGCGAGAGCCCCACCGGCGAGGCCGCACCGCGTCCGCGTCGCCGTCGGCGTCGCCGTGGTGCCGGCTCCGCCAGCGGTACGCCGGCCGAGGCGACCACCGACTGA